In the Enterococcus saigonensis genome, one interval contains:
- the yidA gene encoding sugar-phosphatase: MSIKLVAIDIDGTLLNSAGELTKGVKDALQTAKKKGVRIVLCTGRPLPGVKEYLNTLDLLSADDYVITYNGSLVQNVATQHTVFSASLTKNDYLNVNYMAQKLGVHFHVSGVDAIFTANRDISPYTVHESTLVHMPIKYRTSDEMVKNAYDMIKMMMIDEPDILDHAITQLPLDFKEQYNIVKSAPFYLEILHKGANKGIALAKLAEHLNIAQAEVMAIGDNENDMAMLEYAGVGVAMQNAVAKTKAIANYITASSNDEDGVKEAIEKFC, encoded by the coding sequence ATGAGTATTAAATTAGTTGCCATTGATATTGACGGCACTTTATTGAACAGTGCTGGCGAATTAACAAAAGGAGTTAAAGATGCTTTACAAACGGCTAAAAAAAAGGGAGTCCGAATTGTTTTATGTACTGGGCGCCCTCTACCAGGTGTAAAAGAATATTTGAATACATTAGATTTACTGAGTGCTGACGATTATGTCATAACATACAATGGTTCATTGGTACAAAATGTTGCCACTCAACATACCGTTTTTTCTGCTAGTCTAACAAAAAACGATTATTTGAATGTAAATTATATGGCACAAAAATTAGGGGTGCACTTCCACGTTTCAGGTGTCGATGCAATTTTTACAGCTAATCGGGATATTAGCCCTTACACAGTTCACGAATCAACTTTGGTCCATATGCCCATTAAATACCGTACTTCCGATGAAATGGTGAAAAATGCGTATGACATGATTAAAATGATGATGATTGACGAACCTGACATTTTAGACCATGCCATTACGCAACTTCCTCTTGATTTTAAAGAACAATACAATATTGTAAAAAGCGCACCTTTTTACTTGGAAATCTTACACAAAGGTGCAAATAAAGGGATTGCACTCGCGAAATTAGCTGAACACTTAAACATTGCCCAAGCAGAAGTCATGGCTATTGGTGATAACGAAAATGATATGGCGATGTTGGAATATGCAGGAGTTGGTGTCGCTATGCAAAATGCCGTTGCCAAAACAAAAGCTATTGCCAATTACATCACCGCATCTTCAAACGACGAAGACGGCGTAAAAGAAGCAATTGAAAAATTCTGCTAA
- a CDS encoding glycosyltransferase family 2 protein, whose amino-acid sequence MNIQITGNAVLDLFFNIILFILFTYPILGAFVWFIGVVCYRFLFRYKKTTFRAIAKEDEPFITIMIPAHNEEVVIEQTLTYLLHNLHYVNYEVLVTDDGSTDNTPKILAEIAQKEEKLRVVRIEKNKGKAHAFNVGIGFARGEYILSNDADTIPEADALVKYINYFIDSGSANIGAVTGNMDVLNRSKIIEKAQTVEFSSIVGVIKRSQAGTLNTMYAFSGANTMYRRTALIDAGLFRQDRATEDISVAWDEQLLGWVPVFAPNIMFYMMVPDTLKMLYRQRKRWAKGGTEVWLTNFPKIVAHPIKYFSQLMMYIDQTLSIIWSLFFWCSTVLFFITLFQFLSTQNYERVFHMFAMAFIFVSFQMLAGLMQLGAALVMDDNGKKLKYLLFAPFYMLFYWMMNALTILTTFIPAIKTILGYGSGTWVSPERKKG is encoded by the coding sequence ATGAATATTCAAATTACCGGTAATGCGGTACTAGATCTTTTTTTTAATATTATTTTATTTATTTTGTTTACTTATCCGATTTTAGGTGCTTTTGTTTGGTTCATAGGCGTTGTTTGTTATCGCTTTTTATTTCGTTACAAAAAAACAACTTTTCGTGCTATTGCTAAAGAAGATGAACCTTTTATAACCATTATGATACCGGCGCACAATGAAGAAGTAGTGATAGAACAGACCCTGACTTATTTACTTCACAATCTTCATTATGTAAATTATGAAGTATTGGTAACGGATGATGGTTCCACAGATAATACACCTAAAATTCTGGCAGAAATAGCCCAAAAAGAAGAAAAGTTGCGTGTTGTAAGAATCGAAAAAAATAAAGGTAAGGCTCATGCTTTTAATGTCGGAATTGGCTTTGCGCGGGGTGAGTATATTTTAAGTAATGATGCCGATACAATTCCAGAAGCAGATGCCTTAGTGAAATATATAAATTATTTTATTGATTCTGGTAGCGCTAATATCGGTGCGGTAACAGGTAATATGGATGTTTTAAATCGTTCTAAAATTATTGAAAAAGCACAAACTGTAGAATTTTCAAGTATCGTAGGTGTTATTAAGCGCAGCCAAGCTGGAACGCTAAATACAATGTACGCGTTTAGCGGAGCCAATACCATGTACCGCAGGACAGCCTTAATTGATGCGGGATTATTTCGACAAGATCGCGCTACAGAAGATATTAGTGTTGCCTGGGATGAGCAATTATTAGGCTGGGTCCCAGTCTTTGCCCCTAATATTATGTTTTATATGATGGTTCCAGACACTCTAAAAATGTTGTATCGCCAACGAAAACGTTGGGCCAAAGGTGGAACAGAAGTCTGGTTAACCAATTTTCCTAAAATCGTAGCACATCCGATTAAATACTTTTCGCAGTTAATGATGTATATTGATCAAACACTAAGCATTATCTGGTCGTTGTTTTTTTGGTGCTCTACAGTTTTATTTTTCATTACATTATTTCAATTTTTGAGCACTCAAAATTATGAACGAGTATTTCATATGTTTGCAATGGCCTTCATTTTTGTCAGTTTTCAGATGCTCGCTGGTCTTATGCAATTAGGAGCAGCATTAGTTATGGATGACAATGGTAAAAAGTTGAAGTATCTACTGTTTGCCCCTTTTTATATGCTGTTTTATTGGATGATGAACGCTTTAACTATTTTGACGACGTTCATTCCTGCAATTAAGACAATTTTAGGATACGGAAGTGGTACTTGGGTGAGTCCAGAAAGGAAAAAAGGGTGA
- the rpoE gene encoding DNA-directed RNA polymerase subunit delta translates to MEITVFEGANKNELSMIEVAHAILEQRGDVMEFSDLVNQIQTYLGKSDSEIRDLLAQFYTDLNIDGSFISLGENRWGLRSWYAIDSIDEELSHGLDEDEEDTPRKRKRKKVNAFINDDEDAIDYNDDDPEDADPEDEDDKELYDDDDDDDDEEISAYNSDLQEIGADDNSDDEEEVPGNIEEDLTIIDDDDDLDDFDDEEEE, encoded by the coding sequence TTGGAAATTACAGTATTTGAAGGGGCAAACAAAAACGAGTTGTCCATGATCGAAGTTGCTCATGCAATTTTAGAGCAACGTGGCGACGTAATGGAGTTTTCGGATTTAGTAAACCAAATCCAAACGTATTTGGGGAAATCAGATAGCGAGATTCGTGATTTATTGGCACAATTTTATACCGACTTAAACATTGACGGCAGCTTTATCTCATTAGGTGAAAATCGCTGGGGTTTGCGTTCATGGTACGCCATCGACTCAATTGATGAAGAATTGTCTCATGGTCTTGATGAAGATGAAGAAGACACACCACGTAAACGCAAACGTAAAAAGGTTAACGCCTTTATTAACGATGATGAGGATGCCATCGATTACAATGACGATGATCCAGAAGATGCCGATCCAGAAGATGAAGACGACAAAGAATTGTATGATGACGATGATGATGATGATGACGAAGAAATCTCTGCATACAACAGCGACTTACAAGAAATTGGCGCCGATGATAATTCTGACGATGAAGAAGAAGTACCAGGAAACATTGAAGAAGATTTAACCATTATCGATGATGATGATGATTTAGATGACTTTGATGACGAAGAAGAGGAATAA
- a CDS encoding ABC transporter ATP-binding protein yields the protein MLKRFFSYYRPYKKLFILDFSCAVLAGLLELAFPVAVNEVIDKIMPQKEFRIILLACLTLFLFYILNTILQYIVVFFGHKLGVNIETDMRRELFAHLQTQPYAYYDNQKTGKLISRLTTDLFEISEVAHHGPEDIFITIMTLAGSFLLMLHTHVKLALATFALLPLITIALVFFNKKMTKVNTRIYENLGEFNAGVEASVSGIRVTQSFANEDFEAARFGGLSEAYRQSKIVFYRVMAVSSAYNYLLIRLINLFTLIFGSYYVIQGQLTNGQFVGFILLANVFVRPIEKVNTMIESYPKGIAGFKRLTEELDKKPSIVDDKDAIRVTDLKGDILYQDVSFSYAEGKQVLDHINLAIKPGETVAFVGQSGSGKTTLCNLLPRFYDVTKGVITIDGTDIRKMTLTSLRSQIGIVQQDVFLFPGSIKENIAYGRLDATDKEIMAAAKLAHLDGVLAQMPEGIETQIGERGVKLSGGQKQRVAIARMFLKNPPILILDEATSALDTETEQVIQESLNSLAKGRTTLIIAHRLASIKHATRIVVVSPAGILEQGSHEELMANNGAYRALYEAQFRK from the coding sequence ATGTTAAAACGTTTCTTTAGTTATTATCGCCCGTATAAAAAACTATTTATTTTAGATTTTAGTTGTGCAGTTTTAGCCGGGCTGTTGGAGTTGGCATTTCCTGTAGCTGTGAATGAAGTGATTGATAAGATTATGCCACAAAAAGAATTTCGCATTATTTTATTGGCATGTTTAACTTTATTTTTATTTTACATCTTAAATACGATTTTACAGTATATTGTCGTCTTTTTTGGGCATAAATTAGGAGTTAATATTGAAACTGATATGCGGCGTGAGCTATTTGCACATTTACAAACACAACCTTATGCCTATTATGATAATCAGAAGACAGGAAAATTAATAAGTCGTTTGACAACAGACTTATTTGAAATTTCTGAAGTGGCCCATCACGGTCCTGAAGATATTTTTATTACGATTATGACCTTGGCGGGTTCTTTTTTACTCATGCTTCATACCCATGTAAAATTAGCACTCGCAACATTTGCTTTATTGCCACTTATTACAATCGCTTTGGTTTTCTTCAATAAAAAAATGACAAAAGTCAATACACGTATTTACGAAAATCTTGGTGAATTTAACGCCGGAGTAGAAGCTTCGGTGAGTGGTATTCGTGTCACACAATCTTTTGCCAACGAAGATTTTGAAGCGGCACGCTTTGGTGGTTTAAGTGAAGCTTATCGGCAGTCAAAAATTGTATTTTATCGGGTAATGGCGGTTAGTTCGGCTTATAATTATTTGCTAATCCGTCTGATTAATCTTTTTACTTTAATTTTTGGCTCTTATTATGTAATTCAAGGACAATTAACTAATGGTCAATTCGTCGGCTTTATTTTACTAGCCAATGTGTTTGTTCGTCCCATTGAAAAAGTCAATACGATGATTGAAAGTTATCCAAAAGGTATTGCCGGTTTTAAACGTTTGACAGAGGAATTAGACAAAAAACCAAGTATTGTGGATGACAAAGATGCAATAAGGGTTACTGATTTAAAAGGTGATATTTTGTATCAAGATGTTTCATTTTCTTATGCAGAAGGAAAACAAGTTTTAGATCACATTAATCTGGCGATTAAACCTGGGGAAACAGTCGCTTTTGTCGGTCAAAGTGGATCTGGAAAAACAACATTATGTAATTTGTTACCACGTTTTTATGATGTGACGAAAGGTGTAATTACGATTGATGGAACGGATATTCGAAAGATGACCTTAACTTCATTGCGCAGTCAAATTGGTATTGTACAACAAGATGTGTTCTTATTTCCAGGGAGTATTAAAGAAAATATTGCATATGGACGGTTAGACGCAACTGACAAAGAAATTATGGCGGCAGCGAAATTGGCACACTTAGATGGTGTTTTAGCTCAGATGCCAGAAGGAATTGAAACGCAAATTGGTGAGCGGGGAGTCAAATTGTCCGGTGGGCAAAAACAACGTGTAGCCATTGCCCGTATGTTTTTAAAAAATCCTCCCATTTTGATTTTGGATGAAGCTACATCGGCGTTAGATACTGAGACAGAACAAGTTATTCAAGAATCCTTAAATTCACTGGCAAAAGGTCGAACAACGTTAATTATTGCCCATCGCTTGGCCTCGATAAAACATGCGACACGAATCGTAGTAGTTAGTCCAGCAGGTATTCTAGAACAAGGTAGCCATGAAGAGCTAATGGCAAACAATGGCGCTTACCGTGCGTTGTATGAAGCCCAGTTTCGTAAATAA
- a CDS encoding DUF1934 domain-containing protein — MDLKNGVPVSIHLKTQVKQHNEVQDFTFDLPGQLVTIGDKLYIRYQEVQENGEKIPVIIKIMPDGTVQLTRSGEMRLRLKFDYKKKLETSYTTPYGMMYFGTFTRNLHVSLKDRPMSGTIFIDYDLYMADKRVGEYQISLDFTA, encoded by the coding sequence ATGGATTTAAAAAATGGTGTGCCGGTTTCAATTCATTTGAAAACCCAAGTTAAACAACACAATGAAGTGCAAGACTTTACTTTTGATTTACCTGGACAATTAGTAACCATTGGTGATAAATTGTACATTCGTTATCAAGAAGTGCAAGAAAATGGCGAAAAAATTCCTGTCATTATTAAGATTATGCCAGATGGCACGGTGCAGCTAACGCGCTCGGGGGAAATGCGTTTGCGCTTGAAATTTGATTATAAGAAAAAATTAGAAACGAGCTATACGACTCCTTATGGGATGATGTATTTTGGTACATTTACTAGAAATCTTCATGTTAGTTTAAAAGATCGCCCGATGTCTGGTACAATTTTTATTGACTATGATTTGTATATGGCTGACAAACGAGTAGGAGAATATCAAATTAGCTTGGATTTCACAGCTTAA
- a CDS encoding HD domain-containing protein — MMTLYKDQKLPIEKVFRDPVHNYIHVQHQVVLDLINSKEVQRLRRVKQLGTSSFTFHGAEHSRFSHSLGVYEITRRICDIFERNFPVAKIGAGGWDDNERLVALCAALLHDVGHGPFSHTFEHIFHTDHEKITVEIITSPETEVYQILNKVAPGFPEKVASVITHDYPNPQVVQMISSQIDADRMDYLLRDAYFTGTEYGTFDLTRILRVIRPYEGGIAFAMNGMHAVEDYIVSRYQMYVQVYFHQVSRSMEVLLEHLLNRAHELYNENSDVFEQHSQLLIPFLKEEFTLSDYLKLDDGVLITYFIQWVDEDDAILSDLANRWLSRKPLKSAKFKENQQHLIEVLCKLVEEVGYNPKYYTAINSSYDLPYDFYRPKSGVHRTQIELQQKDGTLVELSKVSQLVAALAGQKTGDHRYYFPKEMVDRSLQDNYDLFSDTYAEFARHIKNGELVE; from the coding sequence ATGATGACTTTATATAAAGATCAAAAATTACCAATTGAAAAAGTATTTCGTGATCCCGTTCATAATTATATTCATGTCCAACATCAAGTAGTTTTGGACTTAATCAACTCAAAAGAAGTGCAACGTCTAAGACGCGTTAAGCAGCTAGGAACTTCCTCTTTCACCTTTCATGGAGCGGAACATAGCCGTTTTTCACATTCTCTTGGTGTTTATGAAATTACCCGTCGTATTTGTGATATTTTTGAACGAAATTTTCCGGTTGCTAAAATTGGTGCTGGAGGTTGGGATGACAATGAACGCTTGGTAGCGTTATGTGCGGCACTGCTTCATGATGTGGGTCATGGTCCTTTTTCTCATACTTTTGAACATATTTTCCACACTGATCACGAAAAAATCACTGTCGAAATTATTACTTCACCAGAAACTGAGGTCTATCAAATTTTAAATAAAGTTGCACCTGGTTTCCCAGAAAAAGTTGCAAGCGTCATCACTCATGACTATCCAAATCCGCAGGTCGTACAAATGATATCCAGCCAAATTGATGCTGATCGAATGGATTATTTATTACGCGATGCCTATTTTACTGGAACAGAATACGGTACTTTTGATTTAACACGTATCTTACGAGTTATTCGTCCGTATGAAGGCGGTATTGCTTTTGCCATGAATGGAATGCATGCGGTGGAAGATTATATTGTCAGTCGTTATCAGATGTATGTCCAAGTCTATTTCCATCAAGTTTCCCGTAGTATGGAAGTCTTGTTAGAACATTTATTAAACCGCGCCCATGAACTATACAACGAAAATTCTGATGTGTTTGAACAACACTCGCAATTATTGATTCCCTTTTTAAAAGAAGAATTTACTTTATCAGATTACTTAAAATTAGATGATGGTGTTTTGATTACTTACTTTATCCAGTGGGTGGACGAAGATGACGCTATTTTAAGTGACTTAGCCAATCGTTGGTTATCTAGAAAACCACTAAAATCAGCTAAATTCAAAGAAAACCAACAACACTTAATCGAAGTATTATGCAAATTAGTAGAAGAAGTTGGCTACAATCCAAAATACTACACCGCTATTAATTCTAGCTATGATTTGCCGTATGATTTTTACCGTCCGAAATCTGGCGTTCATCGCACGCAAATTGAGTTACAACAAAAGGATGGTACTTTGGTAGAACTTTCAAAAGTAAGTCAGTTAGTCGCCGCATTGGCAGGACAAAAGACAGGCGATCATCGTTACTATTTTCCAAAAGAGATGGTAGATCGTTCCTTACAAGATAATTATGATCTTTTTAGTGATACTTATGCCGAATTTGCCCGCCACATAAAAAATGGCGAATTAGTCGAATAG
- a CDS encoding LacI family DNA-binding transcriptional regulator, which yields MASIEDVAKKAKVSVTTVSRALNDHPYVSDKTKKKIFKAMEELNYFPNSVAQQLRGKRTNMIGVIIAYITNPFFANLINAIEKTAIAKGYHLVVMQTQGKPELEKFYLEMIQKKQLDGIIMTNLEVATDTILQLIAENKIVLCNRYIGIKELDVIQIDERKASYAGTKLLLEKGHKKIAFCTGNIMNPQDLRYKGYQDALNEFGVEIDEDLFYPHLMGIQGGRIFVQKILSQDVPPTAVFTNGDEVAAGIISEARKHNLLIPTDLAVLGFDDQPIASLTNPEITTIHQPIEEMGRLAAESLIAKIEGHESPTRAAKLDTFIKVRESV from the coding sequence ATGGCTAGTATTGAAGATGTTGCAAAAAAAGCTAAAGTATCCGTCACTACGGTTTCACGAGCTTTAAACGATCATCCTTATGTTTCGGATAAAACGAAGAAAAAAATTTTTAAAGCAATGGAAGAATTAAATTATTTTCCTAATAGCGTAGCACAACAGTTACGGGGAAAACGGACAAACATGATTGGTGTAATTATCGCCTACATTACAAATCCTTTTTTTGCCAACTTAATTAACGCAATTGAAAAAACAGCAATTGCAAAGGGTTATCACTTAGTAGTAATGCAAACACAAGGTAAACCGGAATTAGAAAAATTTTATTTGGAAATGATTCAAAAAAAACAACTTGATGGAATTATTATGACTAACTTAGAGGTAGCCACTGACACAATTTTACAGCTCATTGCAGAAAATAAAATTGTTTTATGTAACCGCTATATTGGAATAAAAGAACTGGATGTCATTCAAATTGATGAACGAAAAGCAAGTTATGCGGGTACAAAACTCTTACTAGAAAAGGGACATAAAAAAATTGCGTTTTGTACCGGGAATATCATGAATCCACAAGACTTACGTTATAAAGGCTATCAAGATGCTTTGAATGAATTTGGTGTTGAAATTGATGAAGATTTATTTTATCCACATCTGATGGGAATTCAAGGTGGACGCATTTTTGTTCAAAAAATTTTAAGCCAAGATGTTCCTCCTACAGCTGTTTTTACAAACGGAGATGAAGTAGCTGCAGGTATTATTAGTGAAGCACGGAAACATAACCTATTAATCCCAACTGACTTAGCTGTCTTAGGTTTTGATGATCAGCCAATTGCCTCGTTGACTAATCCGGAAATCACAACTATTCATCAACCAATTGAAGAAATGGGGCGATTAGCTGCAGAAAGCTTAATTGCTAAAATTGAAGGGCACGAATCTCCTACGAGAGCTGCTAAACTTGATACATTCATCAAGGTGCGTGAATCTGTTTAG
- a CDS encoding ABC transporter substrate-binding protein translates to MKKRFFGLGLITVAATLLLTGCSGGKDSANDELYIFNTKSEISDSLKNLAKDYEKESGIKVKTFSPGSGADVTETMNTEMTSKNAPAIFATNSLVTWGPKDGDFMFNLNDATNKELKKLANEVPENMRLQADDKTNFGLPYTMEGYGYIVDTNVLADLFPNVKTDEILKDLKTVNYEEFNDFTNKVNDFIQNNTTATVTLNGHKYELAKEKTELTKGLTGIFVEAGAEKWTYSDHMINVAMNTVYTSYSDALYSKPKKFAEMKDALVKYMEVLEYNTSHAAGTDTPLKRGADFINGTEGSYDNSLQLFADHKGVFIKQGNWIYPTLNKLNKEMLATLDIIPIKMPFADSDIKIDGWKSQDFNQTIPEFVPNYWIINKQVSKEKIKKAEDFLVWLYTSDRGLKFLKDESGFILFNDLENSEGSNTLNKALVEYAKTGKTLSNPFNASPGNFLEFVVMS, encoded by the coding sequence ATGAAAAAAAGATTTTTCGGATTGGGCTTAATCACAGTTGCTGCGACACTATTACTGACAGGTTGTAGTGGAGGAAAAGACTCGGCCAATGATGAACTTTATATATTTAATACAAAAAGTGAAATCTCAGATTCGTTAAAAAATTTAGCCAAAGACTATGAAAAAGAAAGTGGAATTAAAGTTAAAACTTTTTCACCTGGTTCTGGCGCAGATGTTACTGAAACGATGAATACTGAAATGACCTCAAAAAACGCACCTGCCATTTTTGCCACGAATAGTCTCGTTACATGGGGACCAAAAGATGGCGATTTTATGTTTAATCTAAATGATGCGACCAATAAGGAATTGAAAAAATTGGCTAACGAAGTTCCTGAAAATATGCGTTTGCAAGCTGATGATAAAACCAACTTTGGTTTACCATATACTATGGAAGGCTACGGCTATATTGTTGATACGAATGTTTTAGCTGACTTATTTCCAAATGTTAAAACCGATGAAATTTTAAAAGACTTAAAGACAGTAAATTATGAAGAATTTAATGATTTTACAAACAAAGTTAATGATTTTATTCAAAACAACACCACTGCAACGGTTACCTTAAACGGTCACAAATACGAACTTGCAAAAGAAAAAACAGAGTTGACAAAAGGATTAACTGGAATTTTTGTAGAAGCCGGTGCTGAAAAATGGACATATTCAGATCATATGATCAATGTAGCGATGAATACCGTTTATACAAGCTATTCTGATGCCCTATATTCTAAACCTAAAAAATTCGCTGAAATGAAAGATGCTCTGGTTAAATACATGGAAGTTTTAGAATATAACACTAGCCATGCTGCAGGTACGGACACACCTTTAAAACGGGGCGCAGATTTCATTAACGGAACTGAAGGAAGTTATGATAATTCTTTACAGTTATTTGCTGATCACAAGGGTGTTTTTATTAAACAAGGAAACTGGATTTATCCTACTTTAAATAAACTAAATAAAGAGATGTTAGCGACTTTAGATATAATTCCTATTAAAATGCCATTCGCAGACTCTGATATTAAAATTGATGGCTGGAAATCACAAGATTTTAATCAAACTATTCCAGAGTTTGTACCGAATTATTGGATTATTAATAAACAAGTTTCAAAAGAAAAAATCAAGAAAGCAGAAGATTTCTTGGTTTGGCTGTATACATCTGATCGCGGTCTAAAATTCTTAAAAGACGAATCAGGATTCATTTTGTTTAATGATTTGGAAAATAGTGAAGGTAGCAATACCTTAAATAAAGCATTGGTAGAATATGCTAAAACAGGTAAAACATTGTCCAATCCATTTAATGCTTCACCAGGAAACTTTTTAGAATTTGTGGTAATGAGTTAA
- a CDS encoding lipoate--protein ligase family protein, producing MNISLDQTIYPNQQALLPFALTDVLIEYVSENKQPLLHFWQLENTMILGMKDTRIPHLKAGVQTLQQAGYPPVIRSAGGLGVISDPAILNISLIVPRKDQTTDTAYEKMYQLTQLAFPELSITTGEVFDSYCPGTYDLSCGGKKIAGIAQRKIKDGIAIMMYLSVAGPQKERGQIVKDFYSTSLRQKFGQNGYPPVNPASMTTVSTVLKEKLSIAQTKSRFLTAFSQFTKKNIVQTDSHQWLSRENKSAAYKDKLSRMITRNEILDNL from the coding sequence ATGAATATAAGTTTAGATCAAACAATTTATCCCAACCAACAAGCTCTTTTGCCCTTTGCCTTAACCGATGTCTTAATCGAATATGTCAGCGAGAATAAGCAACCTTTATTACATTTTTGGCAATTGGAGAATACGATGATTTTAGGGATGAAAGATACGCGAATTCCTCATTTAAAAGCTGGTGTTCAAACCTTGCAACAGGCAGGTTACCCGCCTGTAATCCGCAGTGCTGGTGGATTAGGCGTTATTAGCGATCCCGCTATTTTGAATATTTCCTTAATTGTTCCTCGTAAAGATCAGACTACAGATACAGCTTATGAGAAGATGTACCAACTAACACAACTAGCTTTTCCCGAGCTTTCCATTACAACTGGTGAAGTTTTTGATTCCTATTGTCCAGGAACTTACGATTTAAGCTGTGGCGGAAAAAAGATCGCCGGTATTGCCCAGCGAAAAATCAAAGATGGTATTGCTATTATGATGTATCTCAGTGTCGCAGGTCCTCAAAAAGAACGTGGACAAATTGTAAAAGATTTTTATTCCACTAGTTTAAGGCAAAAATTTGGACAAAATGGGTATCCACCAGTAAATCCTGCTAGTATGACAACTGTATCTACAGTATTAAAAGAAAAATTAAGTATTGCGCAAACAAAATCCCGCTTTTTAACAGCCTTTTCACAATTTACAAAAAAAAATATTGTGCAAACTGATAGCCACCAGTGGTTATCCAGAGAAAATAAAAGCGCCGCTTATAAAGACAAATTAAGCCGAATGATTACCCGTAATGAGATTCTCGACAATTTATAA